The following are encoded together in the Victivallis lenta genome:
- a CDS encoding amylo-alpha-1,6-glucosidase, whose translation MHQSICPDRAIFYAGDTVTFTLSGLEGRAGRAVLRSTIGRAAVRRQELIDHNETGAPLLGLDWHDLEMEAVSDGTFSLTLPLVEVGVFEAKCCFMPAGRPGIEWPDSSNFRLKVEAAAGVCGNTMYSAFVRQFGVNCARPVSEPPPETVEKLDAENYTVIPPSGTFRQLAAKLDHIFDRLGCRILQLLPIHPMPTQYGRMGRYGSPFAALDYFSIDPALADFDTKATPMEQFGELVDQVHARGGRIFMDIPVNHTGWASKLQMEHPDYFVRQPDGTFVSPGAWGVTWSDLCKLNYREPKVHRLMAKVFLFWCRRRVDGFRCDAGYMLPAEAWEYIVPKVRSEYPDTVFLLEGLGGPLKVQEDLLGRAGLNWGYSELFQNYTRDEITRYFPYVDRCSQTCGTLVNFAETHDNARLAASGKTYAKLRFMVAAMLSEDGALGFANGAEFYATEKIDVHGNAALNWGAEPNLVELIRKLNTLLADHAAFQAYAQVELIQEGPGNVLAVRRTAPDGNVILALLNLDCDHPSSVSWKSDLTPDGGTELLTEQPVRFLRSGPLFSHELEPGGALCIGFDNYRIAAAPPGYEPERTRRQRAEAMAMSVQIKLAGLTAGKAGAGAAMLADPEGFCASLAETVLPPVTHYRTECDATRHVMIPPGDILLAECENRFRLTVFADGRAVFTGSSLTAEDGRDIVLAVLPENTASHGRDLGIQICSFGPDGKVRRTDGHLLQLPPGARCRIRLSNSGTEIRNGELLAFAANNLGGMSFFRAAWGEIASKYEAILSANVNPDYPVDRRTMFTRLRGWLQVNGYSQPLDLRSIASFSAMPDNRARWVFSVPAGQGCRVRLVVDFAGAEKGDAVRFRFHRPAADPEGEPGELGDATPVRLILRPDLEDRINHELTKAYTGPEKRFPESVRETGSGFEFTPSDRTLEVKIENGAFHREPEWYYLVDLPAERYYGLEDKTDLFSPGYIEIDLAGGGSAGLTAEIRPSGTAPGSAKFPPGCDDCIPAEVNPAALFAPAMRRFIVKRDRENTIIAGYPWFLDWGRDTLIALRGLVKGEFETEAAAIIRQFACFEKDGTIPNVIRGLDDRNRDTSDAPLYLIVAARDYTEHHSNRILDASCGGRKLRDVLRSIVEHYRAGTPNGIVMDEESGLIFSPPHFTWMDTNFPAGTPREGYPIEIQALWYASLEFLGREEPEYQALAARVAASIEELYFRSAAGPLFCSDCLHAGRGVPARDAVPDDHNRPNQLLAVTLGAVKDPVRRRGILASAEELLVPGGIRSLADRPVQYRLPVERDGRLLNDPERPYRGSYRGPEDTSRKVAYHNGTVWCWPFPAYCEALYLVGGEPVRQRAFSLLLSSAHYFETGVPGQLPEVADGDYPHRAGGCAAQAWSVSEFFRVYGILKP comes from the coding sequence ATGCACCAGAGCATATGCCCGGACCGGGCGATATTTTACGCGGGAGACACGGTCACCTTCACCCTTTCGGGACTCGAAGGACGGGCCGGGCGCGCCGTCCTGCGAAGCACCATCGGGCGCGCCGCAGTCCGCAGGCAGGAGCTCATCGACCACAACGAAACCGGAGCCCCGCTGCTCGGGCTCGACTGGCACGACCTTGAGATGGAAGCCGTTTCGGACGGCACGTTTTCACTCACGCTGCCGCTGGTCGAGGTCGGCGTCTTCGAAGCGAAGTGCTGTTTCATGCCGGCCGGCCGCCCCGGCATCGAGTGGCCCGACTCCAGCAACTTCCGGCTGAAGGTCGAAGCCGCCGCCGGCGTCTGCGGCAACACGATGTATTCGGCCTTCGTGCGGCAGTTCGGCGTGAACTGCGCAAGGCCGGTTTCGGAGCCGCCGCCGGAGACGGTCGAAAAACTCGACGCCGAAAACTACACCGTCATTCCGCCCTCGGGAACGTTCCGGCAGCTCGCCGCGAAGCTCGACCATATTTTCGACCGGCTCGGCTGCCGGATTCTGCAGCTGCTGCCGATTCACCCGATGCCGACGCAGTACGGGCGCATGGGCCGGTACGGCAGCCCGTTCGCCGCGCTCGACTACTTCAGCATCGACCCGGCGCTGGCCGATTTCGACACGAAAGCGACGCCGATGGAGCAGTTCGGCGAACTCGTCGATCAGGTGCATGCCCGCGGCGGACGCATCTTCATGGATATCCCGGTCAATCACACCGGCTGGGCGTCGAAGCTGCAGATGGAGCATCCGGATTACTTTGTGCGCCAGCCGGACGGAACCTTCGTGAGTCCCGGCGCGTGGGGCGTCACCTGGTCCGACCTCTGCAAGCTGAACTACAGGGAGCCGAAGGTGCACCGGCTCATGGCCAAGGTTTTCCTGTTCTGGTGCCGGCGGCGGGTTGACGGCTTCCGCTGCGACGCGGGCTACATGCTGCCGGCCGAGGCGTGGGAGTACATCGTCCCGAAGGTCCGCAGCGAATATCCGGACACGGTCTTTCTGCTGGAGGGACTCGGCGGTCCGCTGAAGGTGCAGGAGGACCTGCTCGGCCGGGCCGGTCTCAACTGGGGATACTCCGAACTCTTCCAGAACTATACCCGCGACGAGATCACGCGCTATTTTCCGTATGTCGACCGCTGCAGCCAGACCTGCGGGACGCTCGTCAACTTCGCCGAAACCCATGACAACGCCCGGCTCGCCGCTTCGGGAAAAACCTATGCGAAGCTCCGGTTCATGGTTGCCGCAATGCTCTCCGAAGACGGCGCGCTCGGCTTTGCGAACGGAGCGGAATTCTACGCCACCGAGAAGATCGACGTGCACGGCAACGCCGCGCTGAACTGGGGAGCGGAACCGAACCTCGTCGAACTGATCCGCAAGCTCAATACGCTGCTCGCCGACCATGCCGCCTTTCAGGCCTACGCGCAGGTCGAGCTGATCCAGGAGGGGCCCGGCAACGTGCTGGCCGTCCGCCGCACTGCGCCCGACGGGAACGTGATCCTCGCGCTGCTGAACCTCGACTGCGATCATCCGTCGAGCGTGAGCTGGAAAAGCGACCTGACGCCGGACGGCGGCACCGAGCTGCTGACCGAACAGCCGGTCCGCTTCCTGCGCAGCGGCCCGCTGTTTTCGCACGAACTTGAGCCGGGCGGCGCACTCTGCATCGGATTCGACAACTACCGGATCGCCGCAGCTCCCCCCGGATACGAACCGGAGCGGACGCGCCGCCAGCGCGCCGAGGCGATGGCGATGTCCGTCCAGATCAAGCTCGCCGGGCTGACCGCCGGAAAAGCCGGCGCCGGCGCCGCCATGCTGGCCGACCCCGAAGGTTTCTGCGCGTCGCTTGCCGAAACCGTTCTGCCGCCGGTGACCCACTACCGGACCGAATGCGACGCGACGCGGCATGTCATGATTCCGCCCGGCGACATCCTGCTGGCCGAGTGCGAAAACCGCTTCCGCCTGACCGTTTTCGCTGACGGCAGGGCCGTGTTCACCGGCAGCAGCCTGACGGCGGAAGACGGCCGCGACATCGTTCTCGCCGTGCTGCCCGAAAACACGGCTTCGCACGGCCGCGACCTCGGAATTCAGATCTGCAGCTTCGGCCCGGACGGGAAGGTCCGGAGGACGGACGGCCACCTGCTGCAGCTGCCGCCCGGTGCGCGCTGCCGCATCCGCCTGTCGAATTCCGGCACGGAAATCCGGAACGGCGAGCTGCTCGCCTTCGCGGCGAACAACCTCGGAGGCATGAGCTTCTTCCGCGCCGCCTGGGGCGAAATCGCAAGCAAGTACGAAGCGATTCTCTCCGCAAACGTGAATCCGGACTATCCGGTCGACCGCCGCACGATGTTCACGCGGCTGCGCGGCTGGCTTCAGGTCAACGGTTATTCGCAGCCGCTCGACCTGCGTTCGATCGCTTCTTTCTCCGCCATGCCGGACAACCGGGCGCGCTGGGTCTTCTCGGTCCCGGCCGGCCAGGGCTGCCGTGTGCGGCTCGTCGTCGACTTCGCCGGAGCCGAAAAAGGCGATGCGGTCCGCTTCCGCTTCCACCGGCCGGCCGCCGATCCGGAGGGTGAACCGGGCGAACTCGGCGACGCGACCCCGGTGCGGCTGATCCTGCGGCCCGACCTCGAGGACCGCATCAACCACGAGCTGACCAAAGCCTACACGGGTCCCGAAAAGCGCTTCCCGGAATCTGTCCGGGAAACCGGGAGCGGCTTTGAATTCACCCCGTCCGACCGCACGCTTGAGGTGAAAATCGAAAACGGCGCCTTCCACCGCGAACCGGAGTGGTATTATCTGGTGGACCTGCCCGCCGAACGTTATTACGGGCTCGAGGATAAGACCGATCTCTTCAGCCCCGGCTATATCGAGATCGACCTCGCCGGCGGCGGCAGCGCCGGGCTCACCGCCGAAATCCGCCCGTCCGGGACCGCGCCCGGGAGCGCGAAGTTTCCGCCCGGCTGCGACGACTGCATCCCGGCGGAGGTGAATCCGGCCGCGCTCTTCGCACCGGCCATGCGGCGGTTCATCGTGAAGCGCGACCGCGAAAACACGATCATCGCCGGCTACCCCTGGTTCCTCGACTGGGGGCGCGACACGCTGATCGCGCTGCGCGGGCTCGTCAAAGGGGAATTCGAGACGGAGGCCGCGGCGATCATCCGCCAGTTCGCCTGCTTCGAAAAAGACGGCACGATCCCGAATGTGATCCGCGGCCTCGACGACCGGAACCGCGACACGAGCGACGCGCCGCTCTACCTCATCGTGGCGGCACGCGACTATACGGAACACCATTCGAACCGGATTCTCGACGCCTCCTGCGGCGGGCGCAAGCTGCGCGACGTGCTCCGGTCGATCGTCGAACATTACCGGGCCGGAACGCCGAACGGCATCGTCATGGACGAAGAATCCGGCCTGATCTTCAGCCCGCCGCACTTCACCTGGATGGATACGAATTTTCCGGCCGGAACTCCGCGCGAAGGCTATCCGATCGAGATTCAGGCGCTCTGGTATGCGTCGCTTGAATTCCTCGGGCGGGAGGAACCCGAATATCAGGCGCTCGCCGCCCGGGTCGCAGCAAGCATCGAAGAGCTCTATTTCCGTTCCGCCGCCGGCCCGCTCTTCTGCAGCGACTGTCTGCACGCCGGACGCGGCGTCCCGGCGCGCGACGCCGTTCCTGACGACCACAACCGGCCGAACCAGCTGCTCGCCGTGACGCTCGGAGCCGTGAAGGACCCGGTCCGCCGGCGCGGCATACTCGCCTCCGCCGAAGAACTGCTCGTGCCGGGCGGCATCCGCAGCCTCGCCGACCGGCCGGTGCAGTACCGGCTGCCGGTCGAGCGCGACGGCAGGCTGCTGAATGATCCGGAGCGTCCGTACCGCGGCTCCTACCGCGGCCCCGAGGACACCTCCCGCAAGGTCGCTTACCACAACGGCACCGTCTGGTGCTGGCCGTTCCCGGCCTATTGCGAGGCGCTCTACCTGGTCGGCGGCGAACCGGTGCGGCAGCGCGCGTTCTCCCTGCTGCTGTCTTCGGCGCATTACTTCGAAACCGGAGTGCCGGGGCAGCTGCCGGAGGTGGCGGACGGCGACTATCCGCACCGGGCCGGCGGCTGCGCGGCGCAGGCGTGGAGCGTTTCGGAGTTCTTCCGCGTCTACGGGATTCTGAAACCATGA